From a single Lolium rigidum isolate FL_2022 chromosome 7, APGP_CSIRO_Lrig_0.1, whole genome shotgun sequence genomic region:
- the LOC124678569 gene encoding 2-oxoglutarate-dependent dioxygenase 11-like, with product MEVEASSASESNWLNVGTTIPVRNVQALASSAADELTADKIERYIQPDIDAHAVLAERSGDIPILDLGKLLNAETGEAEGAKLRFACEEWGFFQLVNHGVPDEIIAGVKRDTEKFFQLPLDVKNAYAQRPGDLQGYGQAFVQSNDQKLDWGDLLGLLTQPPQARDMSYWPSQPHTFRNSIEEYSSELMKVADSIVASIAKTLDYDPELMADKNVVQTFRMSYYPQCSSTPEKVLGFSPHSDGSFLTILLEVNSVQGLQIKWHGAWIPVKPRRDALLVNVGDLLEIMTNGKYKSIEHRVTVNAYKERLSISSFHVPKLDAIIMPIVSIMEEKVLYKKTNVEEYARRYMSNKLDGKRALDHAKISGI from the exons ATGGAGGTGGAGGCATCCAGCGCCAGCGAGAGCAACTGGTTGAACGTGGGAACCACGATTCCCGTCAGGAACGTCCAGGCTCTGGCTTCGTCCGCTGCCGACGAGCTGACGGCCGATAAAATTGAACGGTACATCCAGCCGGATATCGACGCGCACGCCGTTCTTGCCGAGCGCTCCGGCGACATTCCGATCCTTGACCTCGGCAAGCTCCTGAACGCCGAGACGGGGGAAGCGGAGGGCGCCAAGCTCAGGTTCGCCTGCGAGGAGTGGGGATTCTTTCAG CTGGTAAATCATGGAGTGCCAGACGAGATCATCGCCGGTGTGAAGCGTGACACTGAAAAGTTCTTTCAGCTCCCCCTCGACGTCAAGAATGCTTACGCCCAGCGTCCAGGGGATCTTCAAGGTTATGGCCAAGCGTTTGTTCAATCCAATGATCAAAAGCTTGACTGGGGTGACCTGTTGGGCCTCCTCACCCAGCCGCCTCAGGCCCGTGACATGAGTTACTGGCCTAGTCAACCTCATACATTCAG AAATTCCATTGAAGAATACTCTTCTGAATTGATGAAAGTTGCTGATTCCATTGTCGCCTCAATTGCAAAAACACTAGACTATGATCCTGAATTGATGGCAGACAAAAATGTGGTTCAGACTTTCCGGATGAGCTACTACCCCCAGTGCTCCTCAACGCCTGAAAAAGTTTTAGGGTTCTCTCCGCATTCTGATGGGTCTTTTCTAACTATCCTGCTAGAAGTtaactcagtacaaggcttacaaATTAAATGGCATGGTGCGTGGATCCCAGTAAAACCACGTCGTGATGCACTATTGGTGAATGTGGGTGACCTTCTTGAG ATTATGACGAATGGAAAGTACAAGAGCATTGAGCACAGGGTTACTGTGAATGCCTATAAGGAACGGCTATCCATATCATCGTTTCACGTCCCAAAGTTAGATGCAATAATTATGCCAATTGTGAGCATTATGGAAGAGAAGGtgttatacaagaaaacaaacGTAGAAGAGTATGCAAGACGTTATATGTCAAACAAACTAGATGGCAAGAGGGCCCTCGATCATGCAAAAATATCCGGAATATAA